The DNA sequence CAATGTACCCCATTGTTTGGTCTGAAGATTCGCATGCAGCTTCTTTGAGACACCTCACAGGCCTGGTACAAATGTAAGCAACAGGTTAAATAAAGGAAtacttttcagtttttaaaattatttctgtaATCACATAGGTTGAGTTTATAAGTAATTAGACTTGAGATAACTAGCTTTCAGGTCAAATAATTTTGTGGGAAAACTATATTTGTGTTAGGGCAAACATCAGAAACAATCTCAACAGtcagttagggttagaggtagtcagtttgggttagggttagtcagtTAGTACTGAgccaaatattatatatatatatatatatatatatatatatatatatatatatatatatatatatatatatatacatatatatatatatatatatatatatatagagagagagagagatgagagagagagagagagagagagagagagagagagagagagagagagagagagagagtaggcgAAGTTGCAGATACAGCTCACAACTTACTGTGGACAATACTGAAATGAAAAGGAAGAGTgaagtggagtgtgtgtgtatgtgtgtgtgtgtgtgtgtgtgtgtgtgtgtgtgtgtgtgtgtgtgtgtgtgtgtgtgtgtgtattgcttaaaaaaagactttgacatcagttttctttttctttttttctcttttttgattgactgcttttgttttctgttctaaTGTCCTTTTATTAGCCAGCATGGCTCTGTAACAGCACTAACAAACATGACCATGTGGCTCTATGAAAAGCTTGTaccagtattgtgtgtgtgtgtgtgtgtgtgtgtgtgtgtgtgtgtgtgtgtgtgagagagagagagagagagattaagacAAGAAATAAGTAAATTAAGATCTATAAGATACCAGAGCAGGCTTGGTCAGGCCTGCTGCCTTATCTCTCCCTCTGAAGGAGGTTAGCAATTTCCtcaacataaaaaaatgtgttaTCTGGATCTCATGgtgaaattgatttattttttctgtggtgttttggactgaggggagagaaaaaaaagcaacgtggtgaggaaaaaacaatgtttttgcaCCAACATTAATATCATCTCAGCTCCAGAACCAGTAAACAGGCCCTTGGGTGTAGTAAGAGCGGCAGCCATTTCGACTGATGGTTAATCCCCCCTGCTTTATCTTCTCATGTCTGTTTTGCCCCACCCAGGAAGGTCAGGTGATCCACAGCAAGTGGTCACATGACACAGCAGCGGTTCCTctgcagcgccccctgcaggcgtATGGCGGTGTGGTTGTGGCGCAGGCCGCGAGCCACTGCGATGCCCAGCAGCTCTTTGAAGAGGAGGAGCACGTGCCAGTTGTGCTTGGCGGAGCACTCCACGTAGCCGCACTTCCACGTCCGCTTGACCAGGACGGAGACAGCCCGGCGCTGCGTGAAACGATGTCTCTGCAGGTCTCTCTTACTGCCCACCACCAGGATGGGAAcctcactgctgctctctctgagaggagaggagaggagaggaggaggaggaggaggcaatacaggaggggagaggagaagagaggagaggagaggagaggagaggagagggtgtgtggagtTGGGGAGGATCAAGAGATCAACAAAGGGGCAAACAAATGAAAGAGATTAACCTGCAAACCACTGGTcaagagtaacacacacagacacacacacacacacacacacacacacacacgcacacacgcacgcacgcacgcacagtaTATACAgaaagagatatatatatatatacagctttTAATGACACATCTCTTGTATAtgataaaattatattattttctaaaactgtttaaatttccattgctttggcaatattgaACTACAGTCAGTCAGGCTAATGAAGCCATCTTCAgttgagagagaaagcgagcgaGCGAGCCAGAGCTTTCCGCAATTGTGTCCCATGTACCTACAGGTCTCTCCGTTAGGGCCTTTGAGGAAgtgtctgtgggggtgtgtgttttgttcacacTAGCAGGACCCCCTGTGTGCTATTTGACTATGATTTCATTAACTGAGCCTGAACCATATGCTGTACTGGACAAGCTACCAGTTTAACCCTTTAAGCCTCCCATCCCATAGCCCATATTCCCAAACAAATTCCATAACTGTGTTATATATGATCATAAATGACATTATACATTAtcaattatatattatacattataaatgATCACTGCTTCGTGCCTCACATTCCCAGTACCCACAACATATCGTCTTTGTCctatatgtttacatttcttgTAACAAGCCATCAGACTGAGATCCTGGAAAACCCAAATGCCCTTTTCATCTGAAACAAATgtctcccgttctctctctctctctctctctctctctctctctctctctctctctctctctctcattagctCTTCCCCTTCTacatttctttctcctctcagaatttgtcccttttctttcttctctctctctctctctctctctctctctctctctctctctctctccctctgcctctttcttCCTCCACCCCCGGTACTGCTATTATAGGTGTAATATATACCACACAGAATGGAAATGATTATATTGGTATACAGAGGGAGAATTTACTCATGAAACAAAGGCAGGGTTGTTCCTGTCAGATATTGCTTGCATGTTGTTAAAGGTGGATTGCATTTGTCTATCTGTGTCTATGTCTCcctgagagaaagaaactgtGAAACTCAGCAGATAATGCTTGTCATGCAGACAGATATCATTGTGTTTCACAAGCCTACACAAACCTCTAATCCTTGTATCAACATAGCTCTCCCTCCAGCCCTGCGTCctgatctccctctctctctcaatccctctatctcaatccctctctctgcagtgtTAAATTAACACCTGCAGTGTTGAATAACCCTTCACAGCACTCATTTGAATCCAGATGGACTTACATAAACACCACTGCATACAAACACCCAGTTTAGCTAATTCACATCTCTGCAGTTCTTTAACTGACTGGATGGGGTGTGCTAGGTTTCGGGTGGGGGGCACTCTGGGTGGAGACCTCTCTCCATGAGGACAGCTGGACTCCCCTGTACTGCTCCTGAATAGTATTCACTGTTAACATACAGAGACGATGTTACTGGTCTCAGGTGCCTTATCATGACAGTATATGTATTATTAGATCTATAAAAGACTCAGTAACTAAATTCAATGTGGTCcagctccaaaaaaaaaaaaaaaaaagttcagattTGATTTCTTGCTGTTAAAGGTGAGATTTTATCCAATATCTTATCCTCATTACCCAAACATaatacaaatatgcaaatacagagTGCTCAGCTTACAAGGGTGGCATATGAAAGTGTAAGGATAGTTTCAAGTTggcatttctttcttttgactCACTGCAGTCAGTCATCTCCCTAATGCTCTATCGGATTGCAGAGGAGAGGAATGAGTGCAATTAAAACCACATCAGGGGCAGTCAGAGGTCTGTAGCAGCAGCTGACGCCATCTGACATTTTTAATCAGTGAAGGAAGATTCACTAAGGAACACTGATGTGACATGAATGATCAGCGTAGGCACATGGGTTTTAGTTATTTCCTCTTTTGCATTTTATCTCTGTCCTAACACAGGCAGGTGCTAACACAGGCATATGCTAACACAGTCATGTGCTAACACAGTCATGTGCTAAAACAGGCTAGTGTCAACAGAGGCATGCTTTAACAGAGGCATGTGTTAACACAGTCATGTCCTAACAGAGGCATGTGTTAACACAGTCATGTCCCAACACAGACATGTACTAACAGAGGCATGTGTTAACACAGTCATGTCCCAACACAGTCATGTCCTAACAGAGGCATGTGTTAACACAGTCATGTCCCAACACAGTCATGTCCTAACAGAGGCATGTCCTATCACCATATTTTTCAGTAAAGTGTGTAcagtttttaatgtaaacatgtgaGTAATTGTGGCTCTTCACTGTCTTTCATTGCTATTAAAAAATCCCAATATTGCTGTAATTCACCATAATTACCATAACTCACTTTTCCAGGAATAATAGAACATCCAGACAGCTGTGACAGATCTCATACCCCACATTCTGTCACtagctcctccctccctcattgtctctccctctcagagatagagagagagagagagagagagagagagagagagagagagagagagaggagaaagagagagagagagagagagagagaggagagagagaggagagagagagagtgaggagagagagagtgagagagagagagagagagagaagagagagagaggagagagagagtgaggagagagagagtgagagagagagagagagagagagagtgaggagagagagagaggagagagagagagagagagagtgaggagagagagagagtgagagaaagagagagagagagagagagagtgagagagagagagagagagagagagtgaggagagagagaggagagagagagagagagagaaaaaaaaactatttttaaagtcAGGACCTTTGTGTCATTCAAGTTCACACTGTGAAGTGGAATATTTATGTTCAAAACATTCTTGGGTGGATATCTCGTCTGTACGATTTATGAGGCTTGTCTACAGGATCAATCTGAATGCAGTAGGTTCAAAACGAGAAACTCTAAAGAGGTCAGAAAACCTTTAGTTTTTATAGCAAATACAGCAAAGGTCAGCAAATCATGTAGCTCCACCTTTAATATTACAGGCACTAAATCTGGCTTTAAAGGTGAATGATGATACCATTGACTGCCTTTGTGAAAGGAGtttattaaagtgtgtgtgcttctttgtaagtgtgtgtgtggggtgggggagtaGCAGGAAATACTCTACCTGTTATCTACAATCTGCTGTCGTATCATCTTAACATATTCGAAGCTCTCAACACAGCAGATGTCATAGACCAAGATGTAAGCACTGGCAGTACGTACGCCTCTGCATCGTACGTCCAGCcactcctgacacacacacagacacacacacacacacacacacacacacacacacaaacacacacacataagaaacttgaaaaaggtaaacacaaaatacaagTATAATTACCCCGTTATCCTCAATAAAGTAGCACAGATTCAAGAGAATTCAGATTCTGCATGCATGCAGAGAGCCACTATATTACTGCATACATGCAGAGAGTCGCTATATTTTCCACATGCATGCCAGGAATTCAGATGACTGTAGAAGTCCTCTTTTACATAAAAGTCACTGTAATTCACCAACTTAACTACTCTGGAGTCAACTGCCACCACTGGCGCCGTGTTTTAAGCTTTTCTACCATCCGGGAATTTGCTTGCATTTTTATCTTTCTGTGCTACATGTAATCTTCAATCCAATGGaaacatctatctatctatctatctatctatctatctatctatctatctatctatctatctatctatctatctatctatctatctatctatctatctatctatctatctatctatctatatctgtgtgtgtgtgtgtgtgtgtgtgtgtgtgtgtgtgtatatgtgtgtatatgtgtgtgtgtgtgtgtgtgtgtgtattcattaaAACAATGCCCTTTTCTatagactgtgtgctgtgttctgaaCACTGTGGTGGACCAAACAAGAGTGGCAGAGACTATTTCATTCAGGCAAGGTAGAACTGTTATGCCACGCCCACCTTAACTGTCCTATGAGAACTCAGGGATCacacctcctcttctcctctttccttattttcatcctctctttttctccctctctttcaatctctccctTGTTTCCAtcagctcccccccccccccccccccccccagcacatCAGTGAGATTGTATTACTGCTGGTTGTGACTAGCAGGCTCTGTGCCTGTGAGCTGAATATAGATCATTAAGCCTTTCTGCTTGAGGAGAgcgtggggagagagagagagagagagagagagagagagagagagagagagtgagtgacaggaGAAAGtgatacacagaaacacaaaaagaaaatagcTATAGAGACGAAGAGATGTAAAGTGAGCATTCTTTTATGTGGAGAACAGACTGGGCGGTAAACAAACATGatgtataaaacaaaaacacacacacagagtacataGATTTcaatacacatacacttcacataaaaaaaaactactcaATAAATTTAGTCCCAGCAATGTCACCATCAAGCTCTATAAATGgtcatactaacacacacacacacacacacacacaatcacgtacgtgtatatacacactctaCATGCTAGTAAACATATTGGAATGAAAGCCGTCCATCAGGAGGTGCTTCCAGCCAGAGGAGATGATTCCAGATAAAACATGGAAGGATGATTCTGTCAAACGGGAGAAAAAATAATCCCCATTTTGGAATTGGATGCACTAAGAGGCAGGTTGTTGGTAacagtttatacacacacacacacacacacaaacacagaccgtGCTGAGAGTCACACAGGGAGCAATCAGGCATGGTACATATTACTGAGACGAGGGGAAcgaggcagagagggagcagagttATGTTCCATAGACGGTTAACTCTCCACTGACCGGTGGGGTGAGAGGTCGTAGTGGAGTGAGCGGGACCACTGACTGGTGGATATGGACCATGTGGTTCCCTCCTGCTCtgttacttttttcttttcagaaccACAAACAGAGTCCTCACATGCACAGTCTGCCACAGTTTACACTAATAAATAAGCAGATCTGTGCCAAATGGTGTTATGCATGATTAAGCAAATTTAATTATGAACTCCTCTAAACATACTGAGTGTTTATGGATGCTTAGACTTATACACCTAACAACTCAAACtcacagaaagaaataaagcaattatACTGCTGACTCAGGGAAACTGCCATTAACTACACAACACGTGTCAATAACTACACAACACGTGCCATTAACTACACGTGTCAATAACTACACAACATGTCCAATTAACTAAACAACACATGTCAATAACTACACAACAACATACCATTAACTAAACAACACGTGCCAATAACTATACAACACGCGTCAATAACTACAGAACACATGCCCTGTCCTTGAATATAAACATATTaaccatttaaatgtaatttaatttgcatatgttaaAATATGCAGTACATACAATGAGGAATTAGAGGCCAGGTTTTAGTGCTGGATTACACAGCCCTGTGTAAAATCTGTCTGGTTCAGTTTAAAGACGTCACTGTGGCTGTTACAGGGGAGACGTGGAAAACATCGCATTCTACAGTCCAAAAAAAGAACTGCGGAATCTTCTAGAGAGCACCCGTACACCAAGGCCAGCTCATATGAATTGGCCTACACCTCCAAGCCCCTGTACAGGTGGAGAAGATAGCATAGGTGAAGCAGGTCGGAGCACGCGGAGTAGAtgcagcaggtggaggaggctgCTCATCTCGGGAGCTTTGCGTGCACCACCAG is a window from the Electrophorus electricus isolate fEleEle1 chromosome 9, fEleEle1.pri, whole genome shotgun sequence genome containing:
- the rasl10a gene encoding ras-like protein family member 10A yields the protein MVETLSIAVIGAPGVGKTSIIRQFIYNDFSDTYSPTKTRYVYRPSVILNGVMYDLKILDVPPFPSFPSSPTQEWLDVRCRGVRTASAYILVYDICCVESFEYVKMIRQQIVDNRESSSEVPILVVGSKRDLQRHRFTQRRAVSVLVKRTWKCGYVECSAKHNWHVLLLFKELLGIAVARGLRHNHTAIRLQGALQRNRCCVM